In a genomic window of Methanogenium sp. S4BF:
- a CDS encoding TrpB-like pyridoxal phosphate-dependent enzyme produces METKYILDENDLPRQWYNIQADLPVPLSPSYNPQTKEPIGPTDLAPIFAKELIRQEVSTERYIDIPTEVRDLLTLWRPSPLYRARRLEKLLKTPAKIFYKYEGVSPPGSHKPNTAIAQAYYNMKDGIERIATETGAGQWGSSLAFATQLFDMECKVYMVRGSYDQKPYRKMMMQCWGADCVPSPSPDTNAGRAMLGLDPETSGSLGMAISEAVEDAASHANTNYSLGSVLNHVCLHQSVIGLETLEQLKMAGEETADVVIGCAGGGSNFAGLAFPFIREKIAGKMPECQFIATEPAACPTLTKGLYAYDYGDVAGYTPIMQMYTLGHGFVPPSIHAGGLRYHGMAPLVSLLHHEGIVDSVSCHQNEVFAGAVAFCRSEGIIVAPESAHAIKTVIDVAAECTRTGEAKTIVFNCSGHGHFDLTSYEAYFAGGLPDYEYPAELIAASLKDLPKIH; encoded by the coding sequence ATGGAGACCAAGTATATTCTCGACGAGAATGACCTGCCGAGACAATGGTATAATATCCAGGCAGATCTGCCGGTGCCCCTTTCGCCGTCCTACAATCCCCAGACAAAGGAGCCGATTGGCCCGACAGATCTGGCCCCGATCTTTGCAAAGGAGCTCATCCGGCAGGAGGTGTCAACCGAACGCTACATCGATATTCCGACAGAGGTGCGGGACCTCCTCACCCTCTGGAGGCCATCTCCCCTCTATCGTGCCCGTCGGCTGGAGAAACTCCTGAAGACACCGGCAAAGATCTTCTACAAGTATGAAGGGGTCAGCCCCCCCGGATCGCACAAGCCGAACACGGCGATTGCCCAGGCCTACTACAATATGAAAGACGGCATTGAGCGGATTGCCACCGAGACCGGTGCAGGGCAGTGGGGTTCCTCCCTTGCCTTTGCAACCCAGCTCTTTGACATGGAGTGCAAGGTATACATGGTCCGGGGCAGTTATGACCAGAAACCCTACCGCAAGATGATGATGCAGTGCTGGGGGGCCGACTGCGTCCCGTCCCCGTCACCGGACACCAATGCCGGGCGGGCCATGCTCGGACTGGACCCCGAGACCTCCGGTTCCCTCGGGATGGCGATCTCTGAAGCGGTCGAGGATGCGGCCTCGCATGCGAATACCAATTACTCCCTTGGGTCCGTCTTAAACCATGTCTGCCTGCATCAGTCGGTGATTGGGCTGGAGACACTGGAACAGCTGAAGATGGCAGGAGAGGAGACGGCTGATGTCGTCATCGGCTGTGCAGGTGGCGGTTCCAACTTCGCGGGGCTTGCTTTCCCGTTCATCCGGGAAAAGATTGCCGGAAAAATGCCTGAATGTCAGTTCATAGCCACCGAACCGGCGGCCTGTCCGACACTCACCAAGGGTCTCTATGCGTATGACTATGGCGATGTGGCAGGATACACGCCGATTATGCAGATGTACACTCTCGGCCATGGGTTTGTCCCGCCCTCCATCCATGCGGGCGGGCTGCGCTATCACGGGATGGCGCCACTGGTTTCCCTCCTGCACCACGAAGGGATTGTTGATTCGGTCTCCTGCCACCAGAATGAGGTCTTTGCTGGCGCAGTTGCGTTCTGCCGTTCGGAAGGTATCATCGTGGCACCGGAGTCTGCCCATGCAATCAAGACGGTGATTGATGTGGCAGCAGAGTGCACCCGGACGGGCGAGGCGAAGACAATAGTCTTCAACTGTTCCGGACACGGCCACTTTGACCTGACCTCGTATGAGGCCTACTTCGCTGGCGGGCTGCCGGACTATGAGTATCCCGCAGAGCTTATTGCTGCTTCCCTTAAAGATCTGCCGAAGATTCACTGA
- a CDS encoding ATP-NAD kinase family protein, which translates to MLIGFLVNPVAGMGGAVGLKGTDGAVEEARLRGAAPVAPIRARRLLSLITSGVHTFLTAGGPMGEALLAEAGLSTETVYVPEETETTGADTRRACRVFADRGCGLIIFCGGDGTARDVFAAVGDTIPILGVPSGVKMYSGVFAATPETAAECVNRLSEAVMTDGEVMDIDEAAYRDGRLAVTLTGIARSPALTGYLPSSKWATDARHEGRSQAEIARFITDIMRRDTLYLIGAGSTTAAVTEALGEAGTLLGIDAVFDGDVIARDLNEAGILRILDQYPRVQAIVSPIGAQGFVLGRGTQQFSPAVIDRIGPENVIVIATEAKLSRTPSLYLDTGDRDLNRRFPDSLQVVCGYAMARRMHLIR; encoded by the coding sequence ATGCTGATTGGTTTTTTAGTAAACCCGGTCGCCGGTATGGGCGGTGCGGTCGGGCTGAAAGGGACAGACGGTGCGGTGGAGGAGGCAAGGCTGCGGGGGGCGGCGCCCGTCGCACCAATCCGTGCCCGCCGGCTGCTCTCCCTCATTACCTCGGGAGTCCATACGTTTCTCACCGCAGGCGGCCCGATGGGGGAGGCACTGCTCGCTGAGGCCGGCCTTTCAACCGAGACGGTATACGTCCCGGAGGAGACAGAGACCACCGGGGCGGATACCCGTCGGGCCTGCCGGGTGTTTGCGGACCGGGGGTGCGGGTTGATTATTTTCTGCGGGGGGGACGGGACGGCCCGTGATGTCTTTGCTGCTGTCGGCGACACGATACCGATCCTCGGCGTGCCCTCCGGTGTGAAGATGTACTCCGGAGTCTTTGCCGCGACCCCTGAGACGGCGGCCGAGTGTGTAAACCGGCTCTCGGAGGCGGTGATGACGGATGGAGAGGTGATGGATATCGACGAGGCGGCCTACCGGGACGGTCGCCTGGCAGTAACCCTTACCGGTATCGCCCGGTCTCCTGCTCTCACCGGTTACCTTCCGTCTTCCAAATGGGCGACGGACGCGAGGCATGAGGGTCGTTCACAGGCGGAGATCGCCCGGTTCATCACCGACATCATGCGGAGGGACACCCTGTACCTGATCGGGGCCGGGAGCACCACCGCAGCCGTTACGGAGGCATTGGGAGAGGCGGGCACCCTGCTGGGCATCGATGCGGTTTTTGACGGGGACGTCATTGCCCGTGATCTCAATGAGGCAGGCATCCTCCGGATTCTGGACCAGTATCCCCGGGTGCAGGCGATTGTCTCGCCCATCGGGGCGCAGGGGTTTGTGCTGGGCAGGGGAACCCAACAGTTTTCGCCTGCTGTGATTGACCGGATTGGGCCGGAGAATGTCATTGTCATTGCAACCGAGGCCAAACTCTCCCGTACCCCCTCCCTCTACCTGGATACCGGGGATCGGGATCTGAACCGCCGGTTTCCGGATTCACTGCAGGTGGTCTGTGGATATGCGATGGCCCGTCGCATGCACCTGATTCGGTAA
- a CDS encoding PAS domain S-box protein, producing the protein MPDYRAAFLNNAVPMCIIDDDGRLRSVNRAATDYFRGAPPDPDEISWLFSWGAGGGSISHGTGTDGGPVLVATDVVPVSWRGEGAHLLAAVDVTSQATESAELRRALEHIRVAEEGAGIGFWDSFVKGKTISVDSGWAHLIGYEAEELGVSFDEVFMRRIHPDDKAVVAAYIARLDDGTTPAGRAEFRMRHRDGRWIWVRSVCRVVAYDADGAPERVAGMHMDITQEHETVEALAEAKKKIILLSSVTRHDILNQVSVILMCDELVRGNTGRAPMTPEKADHYWDMANAAAHTIERLISFTRDYDALGMELPRWQSLATVVRNAEIMLHGNGVPVSLTCGEIEVFADPLFEKVLYNLLENVRRHGEGAGRVTIAFADGEEGGVLTVSDDGCGVPLDKKERIFERGYGKNTGLGLYLSREMLGITGITISECGTCGTGAVFRLIIPRNHIRRIKIPA; encoded by the coding sequence ATGCCGGATTATCGGGCGGCCTTTCTGAACAATGCTGTGCCGATGTGTATTATAGATGATGACGGAAGACTCCGGTCCGTTAACCGGGCCGCGACAGACTATTTCCGGGGTGCACCGCCTGATCCGGATGAGATATCCTGGCTCTTTTCCTGGGGTGCAGGCGGGGGAAGCATTTCTCATGGTACCGGTACAGACGGGGGACCGGTGCTGGTTGCAACTGATGTGGTGCCGGTCAGCTGGCGGGGAGAAGGTGCGCACCTTCTTGCCGCTGTGGATGTAACCAGTCAGGCGACAGAGTCTGCTGAATTGCGCAGGGCTCTGGAGCATATCAGGGTGGCAGAGGAGGGTGCAGGCATCGGCTTCTGGGATTCCTTTGTGAAAGGAAAGACGATTTCGGTTGACAGCGGCTGGGCGCATCTCATCGGCTATGAGGCAGAAGAGTTGGGAGTGTCGTTTGATGAGGTGTTCATGCGTCGAATTCATCCGGATGACAAGGCTGTGGTAGCGGCATATATCGCACGCCTCGATGATGGCACCACGCCTGCCGGGCGGGCAGAGTTTCGGATGCGACACCGGGACGGCAGGTGGATCTGGGTGCGGTCTGTCTGCCGGGTTGTCGCATATGATGCCGATGGCGCTCCTGAACGGGTGGCAGGGATGCATATGGACATCACCCAGGAGCATGAGACTGTAGAGGCCCTTGCGGAAGCAAAAAAGAAGATCATCCTGCTCTCGTCTGTTACCCGGCATGACATCTTAAACCAGGTGTCGGTGATTCTGATGTGTGATGAACTGGTCAGGGGCAATACGGGGAGGGCGCCCATGACCCCGGAGAAGGCTGATCATTACTGGGATATGGCGAACGCTGCGGCCCACACCATTGAGCGGCTTATTTCGTTTACCCGCGATTATGATGCCCTTGGGATGGAGCTGCCCCGGTGGCAGAGCCTTGCGACGGTGGTCCGCAATGCAGAAATTATGCTCCATGGGAACGGTGTGCCGGTCAGCCTCACCTGTGGGGAGATCGAGGTCTTTGCAGACCCGCTCTTTGAGAAAGTTCTCTATAATCTGCTGGAGAATGTGCGGCGCCACGGTGAAGGGGCGGGCCGGGTGACGATTGCCTTTGCAGATGGTGAGGAAGGCGGGGTGCTTACGGTCTCCGATGATGGCTGCGGTGTGCCCCTGGACAAAAAAGAGCGGATTTTTGAGAGGGGATATGGGAAAAATACCGGTCTGGGACTGTATCTCTCCCGTGAGATGCTTGGGATCACCGGGATTACCATCAGCGAGTGCGGCACATGCGGCACAGGCGCGGTATTCCGGCTGATAATTCCCCGAAATCATATCCGCCGGATCAAAATTCCTGCCTGA
- a CDS encoding DNA-directed DNA polymerase II small subunit, whose translation MQRPQEIVLGFLDRGLQVHPDVVSYIAEQGDLSLIPVIADTVPPHATVVMTEHIPGFTRERDGMRFLTEAPVDVIYGAGSHENNGVDFRDFIHYFRDRYNRLSAILRTRKTYAGAMPIGGIAKNSRYYNMELVLIGMVMDVRNTTKGHRMAMLEDPTGMINVLFNKDREDFAEAERLIPDEVIAVTGQLSSDGNLFFANSLARPDIPVNHAPFLSKTPGKAAFISDVHVGSDTFLGEAWEKFTAWLHEQPDIGYLLIAGDVVDGIGIYPDQDKELTIQNIYGQYAAFGDMLRKLPSHLQVVVSPGNHDAVRGAEPQPVLPPQFCENLPDNVIMVENPAVVKLQGVSVLMYHGRSFDDMIGLIPGASYSRVDEVMVEMLKRRHLTCTYGERTPIYASREDRLVIDPIPEIFHTGHVHISGITKYRGVLAINAGTWQSQTAFQKQMNIQPTPARAIIVDLQTLEPEVIDFQE comes from the coding sequence ATGCAGCGTCCACAGGAGATCGTGCTCGGGTTTTTGGACCGCGGGCTGCAGGTTCACCCTGATGTGGTCTCATATATCGCAGAACAGGGTGATCTCTCGCTCATCCCTGTCATCGCAGATACTGTACCGCCGCATGCAACTGTCGTTATGACCGAACATATTCCCGGATTTACCCGGGAACGGGACGGAATGAGATTTCTCACCGAAGCGCCCGTTGACGTCATCTACGGTGCCGGTTCTCATGAAAATAATGGTGTCGACTTCAGGGACTTCATACACTATTTCCGGGACCGCTACAACCGCCTCTCCGCTATCCTGCGGACGAGGAAGACTTACGCCGGTGCCATGCCCATCGGCGGGATTGCCAAAAACAGCCGGTACTACAATATGGAACTCGTCCTTATCGGCATGGTGATGGACGTCAGGAACACCACCAAAGGGCACCGGATGGCGATGCTGGAAGATCCCACGGGGATGATCAATGTCCTCTTCAATAAAGACCGTGAGGACTTCGCAGAGGCAGAGCGCCTCATCCCGGACGAGGTGATCGCAGTCACCGGTCAGCTCTCCAGCGACGGCAACCTCTTCTTTGCAAACTCACTCGCACGCCCCGACATTCCGGTCAACCACGCCCCCTTCCTGAGTAAAACGCCGGGGAAGGCCGCATTTATCTCTGATGTACACGTCGGCTCTGACACCTTTCTCGGCGAGGCATGGGAAAAGTTCACGGCATGGCTGCACGAACAGCCTGATATCGGCTACCTCCTGATAGCAGGTGATGTGGTGGACGGCATCGGCATCTACCCGGATCAGGACAAGGAACTTACCATCCAGAACATCTACGGACAGTATGCAGCATTCGGCGATATGCTCCGGAAACTCCCCTCTCATCTTCAGGTGGTTGTTTCTCCCGGCAACCACGATGCCGTCCGGGGCGCTGAGCCCCAACCCGTTCTCCCCCCCCAGTTCTGCGAGAACCTCCCGGATAATGTCATCATGGTGGAGAACCCCGCAGTCGTAAAGCTTCAGGGCGTTTCGGTTCTGATGTACCACGGGAGGTCCTTTGACGACATGATCGGTCTCATCCCCGGGGCCTCATACTCCCGGGTGGATGAGGTGATGGTTGAGATGCTCAAACGCCGCCACCTCACCTGCACATACGGGGAACGCACCCCCATCTACGCCTCACGGGAAGACAGGCTCGTCATAGACCCGATCCCCGAGATCTTCCATACCGGGCACGTGCACATCTCAGGCATCACCAAATACCGTGGAGTGCTGGCCATCAATGCCGGCACCTGGCAGTCACAGACCGCATTCCAGAAACAGATGAATATTCAGCCGACACCGGCCCGGGCCATCATCGTTGACCTCCAGACCCTGGAACCGGAAGTTATAGACTTTCAGGAATAA
- a CDS encoding S26 family signal peptidase, whose translation MKEKRGSLDGGHTVASDSNCEDSKKRKLRDNPLLLGGLVIVALILIVLPLILLFIVCGTWPAIVAMESESMAPNMNVGDLVFVVAPDRNGDITSWEEGHETGYARFAEYPDLQGNMVCGDVILYYPNGDTSVHPIIHRALFWYDNTTTPGYITKGDNNPTVDQDAYYQGVGAIQPVKDEWIIGKAVFSIPYLGYLSF comes from the coding sequence ATGAAGGAAAAGCGCGGGAGTCTTGATGGTGGTCACACAGTTGCATCCGATTCTAATTGTGAAGATTCCAAAAAACGCAAATTACGCGATAATCCTTTGCTGTTGGGGGGTTTGGTTATTGTTGCGCTTATTCTTATAGTCCTTCCGCTTATCCTTCTATTCATTGTTTGTGGCACATGGCCTGCAATAGTCGCAATGGAGTCGGAGAGCATGGCACCAAACATGAATGTTGGGGACCTCGTCTTTGTGGTAGCACCGGATCGAAATGGTGACATAACTTCTTGGGAGGAGGGACATGAGACAGGGTATGCACGATTTGCAGAGTATCCAGACCTGCAGGGGAACATGGTTTGCGGTGATGTGATTCTTTACTATCCTAATGGTGATACCTCAGTGCATCCTATCATACATCGGGCGTTGTTCTGGTATGACAATACAACGACCCCTGGGTATATTACAAAAGGAGATAACAACCCAACCGTTGATCAAGATGCCTACTATCAAGGTGTTGGCGCTATACAGCCGGTGAAAGATGAATGGATAATTGGCAAGGCTGTCTTTTCCATACCATACCTTGGTTATCTCTCTTTTTAA
- a CDS encoding S26 family signal peptidase has protein sequence MKEQRRSLGVATQVQRFLKSDDPKAGWARDILWIVGVVAGVALLLFLVSGTWPAVVAVESESMIPNMNVGDLVFVVAADRYGPLTTWAEGQQTGYAKFAYYPDRQGQEVYGDVIIYKPNGISSVHPIIHRAINWDESSTLPGYTTKGDNNAVMDQDAYYQGIGVIQPVQKEWIVGKALFAIPLVGYLPLHIIEFAVIIIAILIIWEWYSRRREENAENGKKTVHTAPSDKKGGKKNDAVKKTTEKPAKKR, from the coding sequence ATGAAAGAACAGCGCCGGAGCCTGGGGGTGGCAACCCAGGTGCAGCGATTTTTAAAGAGCGATGACCCGAAGGCAGGATGGGCCCGCGATATTCTTTGGATCGTCGGGGTAGTGGCAGGGGTGGCCCTCCTCCTCTTTCTGGTCTCCGGCACCTGGCCTGCGGTGGTCGCGGTGGAGTCAGAGAGCATGATCCCGAATATGAACGTGGGAGACCTTGTCTTTGTTGTAGCGGCAGACCGGTATGGCCCCCTGACCACATGGGCTGAAGGTCAGCAAACTGGGTATGCAAAGTTTGCGTATTACCCCGATCGGCAGGGTCAGGAGGTTTATGGGGACGTCATCATCTACAAACCAAACGGAATTTCATCGGTGCACCCGATCATCCACCGTGCCATAAATTGGGATGAAAGTAGCACTCTGCCAGGCTACACCACCAAGGGTGATAATAATGCAGTAATGGATCAGGACGCCTACTACCAGGGTATCGGTGTCATTCAGCCGGTACAAAAGGAGTGGATCGTCGGGAAGGCGCTCTTTGCGATACCGCTTGTAGGTTATCTGCCGCTGCATATCATCGAGTTTGCGGTAATTATCATTGCGATTCTCATCATCTGGGAGTGGTATTCCCGGAGGCGTGAGGAGAATGCTGAGAACGGAAAAAAGACCGTACATACAGCACCTTCCGACAAAAAGGGGGGAAAAAAGAACGACGCTGTCAAAAAAACTACTGAAAAACCCGCTAAAAAGCGCTGA
- the cofH gene encoding 5-amino-6-(D-ribitylamino)uracil--L-tyrosine 4-hydroxyphenyl transferase CofH — MKELLEDVLEGHRLTPAEAAGLLKARGSDVWEIAAAADILREQTVGDIVTYVRNQNIHITNICRNLCRFCAFGRPPGAPDAYDVGDAGIRAQVTLAKERGVTELCFLSGVNPAFSAERYAEMIGIAHEIIPEADIHTMSPDEVTWAARKSGLTTAEVIEMTRDAGLGTMQGTGAEILVDSVRSRICPNKISTAEWSRIIKEAHMMGLKSTATIMYGSVDTPDDRAEHLGVIRDIQDETSGFTEFIPLPFIHENTPLQQAGLVTGGSIGREDILLFAVARLFFDNIPNIQISWGKIGDRMASLGLLAGGNDFGGTMFTDEVSVEAGASSADYFDPADMKRITDDLGRVLRRRSTVYELLD, encoded by the coding sequence ATGAAAGAGCTACTGGAAGATGTCCTTGAAGGGCACCGGCTCACTCCTGCCGAGGCGGCAGGGCTTCTGAAGGCACGCGGGTCTGATGTATGGGAGATTGCAGCAGCAGCAGACATCCTTCGTGAACAGACCGTGGGTGATATTGTCACCTATGTGCGCAATCAGAATATTCATATCACCAATATCTGCCGGAATCTCTGTCGGTTCTGCGCGTTCGGGAGGCCGCCGGGTGCCCCGGACGCCTATGATGTGGGGGATGCAGGCATTCGTGCGCAGGTCACTCTTGCAAAGGAGCGCGGTGTCACAGAACTCTGTTTTCTCTCCGGGGTTAACCCCGCATTCAGCGCCGAGCGCTATGCGGAGATGATTGGCATTGCCCACGAAATTATACCGGAGGCCGACATCCACACGATGAGCCCGGATGAAGTGACCTGGGCTGCCAGAAAGAGCGGCCTTACGACCGCTGAAGTGATTGAAATGACGCGGGACGCGGGTCTTGGGACGATGCAGGGCACGGGAGCGGAGATTTTAGTGGACTCGGTGCGGAGCCGAATTTGCCCGAACAAGATCTCTACTGCAGAATGGTCCCGAATCATCAAAGAAGCTCATATGATGGGGCTGAAGTCGACCGCGACGATCATGTACGGCTCGGTGGACACGCCGGATGATCGTGCCGAGCATCTCGGTGTGATACGCGACATACAGGATGAGACCAGCGGGTTTACGGAGTTTATCCCCCTACCGTTCATTCATGAGAATACTCCCCTGCAGCAGGCGGGCCTTGTTACCGGGGGGTCTATCGGGCGGGAGGATATCCTGCTCTTTGCGGTCGCCCGGCTCTTTTTTGATAATATCCCAAATATCCAGATATCGTGGGGCAAGATCGGTGATCGGATGGCCTCGCTGGGTCTCCTTGCCGGCGGCAATGACTTTGGCGGGACGATGTTCACTGACGAGGTATCGGTGGAGGCCGGTGCTTCGTCGGCTGATTACTTTGACCCGGCTGATATGAAGCGGATCACCGATGACCTCGGACGGGTGCTGCGGCGGCGTTCGACCGTCTACGAACTGCTTGACTGA
- the nifS gene encoding cysteine desulfurase NifS, which translates to MNTEKRLVYMDHAATTATRPEVAAAMIPYMTGTFGNPSSLYDLAKASRNAVDEARERVANAIGADPKEIYFTSGGTESDNWAIKGVAFAKKAKGTHIITSVIEHHAVSHTCEWLEKQGFSVTYLPVDRFGLVDPADVEAAITPETILITVMMANNEIGTIQPIAEIGAIARKHGVLFHTDAVQAVGHIPVDVGAQNIDLLSLSGHKFHGPKGTGALYIGPGVRLDPLMHGGAQERGRRAGTENVPGIVGLGLALSLAVGEMRENALRITALRDRLTEGLLAIPETYLNGHPEQRLPNNVNVVFAFIEGESILLMLNRRGIAASTGSACSSRSLEPSHVLIACGLPHEVVHGSLRLTLGEETTEADVDYAIDAVKEIVQRLRNMSPLTPPELRSQS; encoded by the coding sequence ATGAATACTGAGAAGCGACTGGTGTACATGGACCATGCGGCAACGACGGCGACCCGCCCGGAGGTCGCAGCGGCGATGATCCCCTATATGACCGGCACATTTGGCAATCCCTCATCCCTCTATGACCTTGCAAAGGCCTCACGCAATGCGGTGGATGAGGCACGGGAACGGGTGGCTAATGCCATCGGGGCGGATCCAAAAGAGATCTACTTCACCAGCGGTGGCACTGAGTCAGACAACTGGGCGATAAAGGGGGTTGCCTTTGCCAAGAAAGCGAAGGGCACCCACATCATTACCTCTGTTATTGAGCACCATGCTGTTTCCCACACGTGTGAGTGGCTGGAAAAACAGGGTTTTTCAGTGACCTATCTCCCGGTTGACCGCTTCGGGCTGGTCGACCCCGCAGATGTGGAGGCAGCAATCACTCCGGAGACGATTCTCATCACCGTGATGATGGCAAACAATGAGATCGGTACCATCCAGCCGATTGCAGAAATAGGTGCTATCGCCCGGAAGCATGGCGTTCTCTTCCACACCGATGCGGTGCAGGCGGTGGGGCATATTCCGGTTGACGTGGGTGCACAGAATATTGACCTCCTCTCGCTTTCAGGGCATAAATTCCACGGGCCGAAGGGGACTGGTGCCCTCTATATCGGGCCGGGGGTGCGGCTTGACCCCCTGATGCACGGTGGTGCTCAGGAGCGGGGGCGGCGTGCAGGAACCGAGAATGTACCCGGCATCGTCGGTCTGGGGCTCGCCCTCTCTCTTGCGGTTGGAGAGATGAGAGAGAATGCTCTGCGGATCACCGCCCTGCGTGACAGGCTCACGGAAGGACTGCTTGCGATTCCCGAAACCTACTTAAACGGGCACCCGGAACAGCGCCTCCCGAACAATGTGAACGTGGTCTTTGCGTTTATTGAGGGAGAGTCGATTCTTTTGATGCTCAACCGCCGGGGGATTGCAGCGTCTACCGGCAGCGCCTGCAGTTCCCGTTCCCTGGAGCCGTCTCATGTGCTCATCGCCTGCGGCCTGCCCCATGAGGTGGTGCATGGGTCCCTGCGCCTGACGCTGGGCGAGGAGACTACAGAGGCAGACGTGGATTATGCGATTGATGCGGTAAAAGAGATCGTGCAGCGGCTGAGGAATATGTCGCCTTTAACGCCGCCTGAGTTAAGGAGTCAGTCATAG
- the nifU gene encoding Fe-S cluster assembly scaffold protein NifU, with amino-acid sequence MYNEKVMDHFEHPRNQGVIEDADGTGEVGNAQCGDIMKIYLKVEGDVITDVKFQTFGCGAAVASSSMATELIKGRTLEEAWELSNKAVAEALEGLPPQKLHCSVLAEEAIHAAINDYRVQHGLEAWEEKKGSHAEHHH; translated from the coding sequence ATGTACAACGAGAAGGTGATGGACCATTTTGAGCACCCGAGAAATCAGGGTGTTATTGAGGATGCTGACGGCACCGGTGAGGTTGGCAATGCCCAGTGCGGGGATATCATGAAGATATACCTGAAGGTGGAGGGTGATGTGATCACAGACGTGAAATTCCAGACCTTCGGGTGCGGGGCTGCGGTCGCATCATCAAGCATGGCGACTGAACTGATCAAAGGCAGGACGCTGGAGGAGGCGTGGGAGCTCTCCAATAAGGCGGTTGCAGAAGCGCTGGAGGGTCTGCCGCCCCAGAAACTACATTGTTCGGTGCTTGCCGAAGAGGCGATTCATGCGGCGATTAATGACTATCGGGTGCAGCACGGCCTTGAAGCGTGGGAAGAGAAGAAAGGCAGCCACGCTGAACACCATCACTAA
- the thiM gene encoding hydroxyethylthiazole kinase, whose product MDSHKIADKLAAVRSCHPLVHHITNTVTINDCANITLCAGGAPVMAAAREEAGEMAAMASALVLNIGTLSCDQVDSMLIAGRAANARGIPVILDPVGAGATAMRTEASERLLAELDIAVLKGNAGEIGVLAGIGGEVRGVDSGGCAGDPASVAAACARKYNTVVVMTGPEDYISDGERTLVVGNGNPMMGRLSGTGCMTASVVGAFAAAGTDLVESCAAACAAFAHAGERAAAQARGPYSFRTALFDEMANLTEADLAAHADVRAVDMDAA is encoded by the coding sequence ATGGATTCTCATAAAATCGCAGACAAACTGGCGGCGGTGCGGTCCTGCCACCCGCTGGTACACCACATCACGAATACGGTGACCATCAATGACTGTGCCAATATCACGCTCTGTGCCGGGGGTGCACCGGTGATGGCGGCAGCACGGGAGGAGGCCGGTGAGATGGCAGCGATGGCCAGTGCTCTCGTGCTCAATATCGGGACTCTCTCCTGTGATCAGGTGGATTCGATGCTCATTGCAGGAAGAGCGGCGAATGCCCGCGGTATTCCGGTTATTCTTGACCCTGTCGGCGCCGGTGCAACGGCGATGCGGACAGAGGCGTCTGAAAGGCTGCTTGCAGAACTGGATATTGCCGTTCTGAAGGGCAATGCTGGTGAGATTGGTGTCCTTGCAGGTATCGGCGGAGAGGTGCGCGGTGTGGACTCCGGCGGCTGTGCCGGTGACCCTGCGTCTGTCGCTGCCGCCTGTGCCCGGAAGTATAACACGGTTGTGGTGATGACGGGACCTGAGGATTACATATCTGACGGTGAACGGACGCTTGTGGTCGGAAACGGCAACCCGATGATGGGTCGCCTGTCGGGGACCGGATGCATGACAGCGTCTGTGGTGGGCGCCTTTGCAGCGGCGGGAACGGATCTGGTTGAGTCATGTGCGGCCGCCTGCGCCGCCTTTGCCCATGCCGGGGAACGGGCGGCTGCCCAGGCCCGCGGCCCGTATTCGTTCCGGACGGCGCTCTTTGATGAGATGGCGAACCTTACCGAAGCAGATCTTGCGGCCCACGCTGACGTGAGGGCTGTGGATATGGATGCTGCCTGA